In the genome of Streptomyces sp. 846.5, the window AGGATCTTGCCAGGGCCCTGCTGGCGCTGGCGCTCGACGGCGGGCATCCGCACCTGGCCGGACGCGTGCTGCACGCCGTCCATCCGGAGCCCGTGAGCGTACGGGAGTTGATCGGCGCGGTCTGCGGACTGCTGGAACTTCCGCTTCCCGGAACGGAGCTGGACCGCGACCGGTTGACGCGTCGTCTGGTCGCGGCGGGTGCGGATCCCGCGGACCGACGGCCCGCCCTGCTGACCGTCGACCGCTGGTACGACGGCGACGCCCTGTGGCGCTGCACCGGTGTCGAGCCGGGGCCGGGATTCGCGCACCGGCTCGGGGAGCACTCCGGCTGGTACCGGGCGGCGCTCGGCGTGGGAGCCCGGTCGGTCTGAGTCAGCGGCGGCTCGCCGCCAGCGCCCGGTGCACCCGGTTCCCGACCTCGGGGACCGGGCCCAGCGCGTCCACCCGGAGCAGCAGGCCCGCCCTCAGATAGTGGTCCACCAACGGGGCGGTCTCGCTCCGGTACAGCTCCTGACGGCGCAGCACAGTCGCCGGTTCGTCGTCGGCCCGCCGGTGCAGCGCGCCGCCGCAGTGGTCGCACTCCCCCGCCCGCAGCGGGGGCGCCGTGTCCTCGTGGAAGGTGTGGGACGGGTCGCGGCCGCACACCCGCCGACCGGCGATCCGCCGGACCACCTCGTCGTCGGGGAGGTCGAGGAGCACCGCCGCGCTCAACTCCTGTGCGCGGGAGGCGAGAATCCGGTCCAGCGCCTCGGCCTGCTCGGTGCTGCGGGGGAAGCCGTCCAGCAGGAAACCGTCGGCGGCGTCGCCGTGGGAGAGCCGCTCCTCGGCCACGGCCACGGTCAGCGCTGTGGGCACCAGCCCGCCGGTGGCCATGACGGCGCGCACCTGTTCGCCCAGGGCCGTCCCCCGTTCCACATGACCCCGGAACAGTTCCCCGGTGGAGATGTGCGGGACGTCCAGGGACGCGGCCAGGAGCAAGGACTGGGTGCCCTTGCCGGCACCCGGCGGGCCGAGCAGAACGAGGCGCATGGTGAACCTTTCCGATTGGGTGCCGGCCGGGCTGTCCGTCCGGCGCCGGACGGACAGCCCCCTGGCCGGTGGACGGGCGGTCAGCGGGTGGAGGCCTGCTGCGGCGTCTCCGGTGCGGCGATCCGTACCGGTGCCACCGGTGCGGTCACTGCGACCGCGGGGTCCTGCACCCGCCCGGGTCGGCTGCGACTCAGCATCGCGACCAGCCCTGCGGAGAGGATCATCATGGCACCGGCCAGCCACAGGCCGGGCTTGGTCGAGCCGCTGTAGTCCTTCAGCCAGCCGGTGACGTACGGCGCGGCGAATCCACTGAGGCTGCCCACCGTGTTGACCAGCGCTATCCCTCCCGCAGCCGCCCGCCGGCTGAGCATCTCGGTCGGCAGCGCCCAGAACACCGGGATCGCGGACAGCACGGCCACCGCGCACACCGAGATGGCGGCCATGGTGGGCAGCGGACCGCCGAGGTAGAGCGCGCACGGGATGACCGCGCCGGCGACCAGCGCGGGGACGGCGACGTACGGGGCGCGCGACGGCGCCCGCTGGGCCCGCTTCGCCCAGCCCACCATGACGGCCGCGGCCAGCACGTACGGAACCGCGTTGATCAGTCCCCGCTGGATGATCGAGAAGTGGCCGCCGGACTGCGTCTCGAAGCCCTTGATGATGGTGGGCAGGAAGAAGCCGAGGGCGTACTGGCCGTAGATGATGCCGAAGTAGGCCAGTGCCAGCCCCCACACCCGGGGTGCCAGCCACTCCCTGGAGGCGCTGCGGTCCGCCGGCACCGCTGATCTGGACGACGCGGCGGCGTCCTGGTCCAGCCGGGCCGTGAGCAGGGTCTGCTCCTCCCCGGTCAGCCAGCGCGCGTCGCGCGGTCCGTTGGGCAGGAGTCTCCAGACCGCCACGGCCAGGAGCAGCGCGGGCGCTCCTTCGAGCAGGAACATCGCCCGCCAGCCGGCCACCCCGAACAGGCTGTCGCTCCACTGGATCAGCATTCCCGACAGGGGTGCCCCGAGGGCCGTGGACAGGGGCAGGGCCAGGAAGAACCACGCCGTCAGCCGGGTGCGCACATCGTCGGGGAACCACAGCGTCAGATAGAGCACGATGCCGGGCAGGCACCCCGCCTCGGCGGTGCCGAGCAGGAACCGGGCGACCTCCAGCTCGGTCGCGTTCTGGACGAAGGCGGTGAGCGTGGCCACCACGCCCCAGACCACCAGGATCCGCGCCAGCCAGGAGCCGGCGCCGAATCTGTGCAGGGCCAGGTTGCTCGGCACTCCCAGGAGCGAGTAGCCGAGGAAGAAGATCCCCGAGGCCAGGCCGAAGGCGGTGGAGGTCAGGCCGAGGTCGTGGTTCATGCCGTTCGGCCCGGCGAAGGCGATGTTGCTGCGGTCCAGATAGCTGATCAGGTAGAGCAGGCCGAGCAGCGGAAGCAGCCGCTTGGCGGCCTTGCGGTGGAGGGCGGCGAGCAGCCGGCCGTCGTCGGTGGGCAGGGGTGTGCTCAGGTGCGTCATTGATCGTCTCCAGACAAGCATGCGGACGATGGGTTGCGCGAGAAGAGCGATTGCGCGCGAGGAGCGACGGAACGGAATGCGCCTGCAGCGCACCCGGGAGAAGGTCCGGTCGTCGTCGACCGGCACGGAACTCGAATGACACCTGATTCAGGAGAGGCCGGGTGAAGATCACGGCAAGTCTCCGCAGTATGTCCGATCGAAAATGACCGTAAATGGCGCGAGCAGCCATTGGCAAGCTTTTTCTTGAATCCGCCGACGGGCGGTGCGAAAGTTGCGAAGAGTCCTTTTTGTCTGTTATGCGATGGAATGTAAGCCGGTTGACAACAGACCGCGTATGCGGTTTTCTTTGACTGTCAGGCGAAATCGCGGTGCCCGCAATACGAGACAGGAACTGTGAAGTGACTGGTCAGACCCTTGCCGAGAAGGTGTGGGACACACACCTGGTGAGCCGGCAGCCCGGAGAGCCGGACATCCTCTACATCGACATGCACCTTCTCCACGAGGTGACGAGCCCTCAGGCATTCGACGGGCTCGGGCTTCGCGGGCGGCAGGTTCGCCGCCCCGGACTCACCCTCGCCACCGAGGACCACAACACCCCGACCCTGAATATCCTCAAGCCCATCGAGGATCCTTTTTCACGGGCCCAGGTCGAGGCAATTCGGGAGAACTGCAAGAAGTTCGGTGTACGAATTCACGAACTCGGCGACCCCGGCCAGGGAATTGTTCACGTCATCGGCCCGGAGACCGGGCTCACCCAGCCCGGAATGACCGTGGTCTGCGGCGACTCGCACACCTCGACGCACGGCGCCTTCGGCGCGCTGGCGTTCGGCATCGGCACCAGCGAGGTCGAGCACGTGCTCGCCACCCAGACCCTGCGGCTGCGCCCGTTCCGCACCATGGCCGTCAACCTGGTCGGCGCCCCGCGGCCCGGCGTCACCGCGAAGGACATCATCCTCGCGGTGATCGGCCGCATCGGCACCGGCGGCGGCCAGGGGCACGTCATCGAATACCGCGGCGAGGTGCTCGCGGGGATGACGATGGAGGCCCGGATGACGATCTGCAACATGTCGATCGAGGCCGGCGCGCGGGCCGGGATGATCGCGCCGGACGAGACCACCTTCGCCTACCTGCACGGCCGCCCCTACGCCCCGAGCGGCGCGCTCTGGGACCAGGCCGTCGCGCACTGGCGCACACTGCGCACCGACGAGGACGCGGTCTTCGACAAGGTGGTCGACATCGATCTGACCGAACTCACCCCCTACGTCAGCTGGGGCACCAACCCGAGCCAGGTGCTGCCGCTGTCCGCCACCGTCCCCGCCCCGGAGGACGTCGCCGACCCGGACCAGCGCGCCGCCTGCGAACGCGCGCTGGAGTACATGGGCCTGAAGCCCGGTCAGGAGCTGACCGGCATTCCGGTCGACGCCGTCTTCCTCGGCTCCTGCACCAACGGCCGGCTGGAGGACCTGCGCGCCGCAGCGGCGGTGCTGCGCGGCCGCTCGGTCGCCCCGGGCCTGCGCATGCTGGTGGTCCCCGGGTCCGACCGGGTCCGCGAGGCAGCCGAGAGCGAAGGGCTGCACCACGTATTCCGGGACGCCGGCGCCGAGTGGCGCAATGCCGGCTGCTCGATGTGCATGGCGATGAACCCCGACTTCCTCCAGCCGGGCCAGCGCGCGGCCTCCACCTCCAACCGCAACTTCGAGGGCCGTCAGGGAGCGGGGTCCCGCACCCACCTGGTCTCGCCCGCCGTCGCCGCGGCCACCGCGGTGGCCGGAGCACTCAGCTCCCCCGCCGACCTGCCCGCACCCCCTGCCGCCCGCTCCGTCACCGACGAGGTCTGACCATGCAAGCCTTCCGTCTCCACACCGGCCGCGTCCTGCCGATGCGACGCAGCAACGTCGACACCGACCAGTTGATCCCGGTCCGCTTCCTCAAACGGCTCACCCGGACCGGCTACGCCGACGGGCTGTTCGCCGCCTGGCGCGAGGACCCGGACTTTGAACTCAACCGCCCCGAGTACGCCGGCGCGAGCGTGCTGGTGGCCGGCCCCGAGTTCGGCACCGGCTCCTCCCGCGAGCACGCGGTGTGGGCGCTGCTCGACAGCGGCTTCCGGGCGGTGATCTCCTCCCGGTTCGCCGACATCTTCCGTGGCAACTCGTTGAAGAACGGTCTGCTGACGATCCAGCTCGACCAGGGCACCGTGGAGGCGCTCTGGCGACGGGCCGAGGAGTTCCCCGCCGAGGCCGTCACGATCGACCTGGAGGCCCTGGAGGTACGGGCGGGCGACCTCCGGGTCGGCTTCGAACTCGACCCCTACCACCGGATGCGGCTGCTCGAAGGGCTCGACGAGGTGGACGCCACGCTACGGCACGAGGCCGCGGTCAGCGCCTACGAGGCAGGCCGCCCGGCCTGGATGCCCACGGTCGCGGCCGTCTGAGCCATCCGCCACCCACTCGGAACGGAGGACCCGATGTCCAGCGCCGTACGGAGATTCACCGCGTACCGAATCCTGTCCCGGAGCTACTTCCACCTGACGATCCTCTTCGTCTTCTTCTACGACCGGGGGCTGTCCCTGCCCGGCGTCGAGGCCGTCCTCGCGGTCTACGGGGCCACCCTGGCACTGGCCGGGCCCGTGGTCCGGCCCGTCGCCGCACGGCTCAGTCTCACCGCCGCGGTCTCCCTCGGCGAGGTGCTCAAGGCCGTCGGACTGCTGCTCCTCGCCGCTCCCGGCGGCATACCGGTGGCCGTGGTCGCCCAGGTGGTCGCGGCACTCGGCTTCTCCCTGGCCAGCGGCACCGACTCGGCGCTGCTCGCCGAGATCTGCCGCCGCGACGGCGAGGACGCACGCGCCTGGGAGAGCCGCAGCGGCTCGCTCACCTTCATCGCGGCCCTGGTCGCCGGGGTCGCGGGCGCCGTCCTCTACCAGGCGAGCCACAACGGCCCGTTCGTGCTCTCCGCGGTCATGTCGGCGCTGGCCGCCGCCATGGCCGTGAGCGCCGGCCGCGGCCTGGACCGCGGCTCCGCCTCGGCGGCGCCGCGTCCCGCCGGCGCGGCCCCGGCCGCCGACGGCCGGGCCGGAGGCAATCCGCACGCCGGAGCGCTGCGCCGCTGGGCCGCCTTCTACACCATCGTCCGCGGCTTCGTCCTGGCCCTCTTCATCGGCTTCCTGCCCTACCTGCTGTACGTCCGGCTGCACGCCGCGCTCCCGGTCTTCGGGCTGATCCTCGGCTCGTACACACTCAGCGGCTACTTCAGCGCCCGCTACGCCAAGCTCCTGACCGAGCGGGTCGGCGCCAGGGGGACGGCTCTCGCCGCCATCGTGCTGACCGGTGCCGGGCTGCTGATCCTGCTCTGGCAGGAGAACGTCGCCGGCGCGGCCGTCGCCACCGTGGCCCTCGGCCTCGGCGTCGGCGGGGTACGGCCGATGGTGGTGGGCGCGGTGAACGACATCCTGGCCGATCGCCCGGCCACCGAGCGGGCGGCGGCGCTGCGCGCCAACGAGGCCAGGTTCGCTGCCTTCAACACCGTGCTGATCCTGCTGGCCGGGCTGGCCCTGGACCGGATCCCCTTCTCCCATCTGCTCGCCGGGCTCGCCCTGGGCTACCTGCTGGTGGCCGGTCTGGTCCTGGCGACGCTGCCGCGCGGCAACGACGCGGCGGCAGAACCGGCGGCCGCGCCCGCTCCGGCAGCCACAGCACGCTGACCCTCCGGCCCGCCCTCCCCCACTGACCATCGCCCCAGTAGTCGACACCACATCTCCACCGAAAGGCACACCATCATGGCCGACATCCGCCAGCGCGCCGCCATCACCAACTCCCTGGCCCAGAAGATCCTGGCCGCCGCGCTCAAGGCCGCGGAGGAACTGGGCATCCCCTCCGCCGTGGCCGTGGCCGACGAGTCCGGGCACCTCAACGCCTTCGCCCGGATGGACGGAGCGCCCCTGCTCGCCATCGACATCGCCCAGGACAAGGCCTACACGGCCGCGGGCTTCGGCCTAGCCACCGACGCCTGGCACGAGTTCATCAAGGACGACGCGCCCCTGGCCGCCGGCGCCCCGACCGGCATCCGCCGGCTGATCGTCTTCGGCGGCGGCCTCCCCATCACGGTGGACGGCCAGCTCGTCGGCGGCATCGGCGTCTGCGGAGGCCACTGGTCCGACGACATCAAGATCGCTCAGGCCGGGCTCGCCGTCCTCGACTGAACCGCACGGGGCGAGCCCTGTGCACGGGACCGGATCCGCCGGCCCTCCCGGGCCGACGGATCCGCGTCCCCCTTCCCCGCACCCCACTTCCGACAGCCGAAGGAAACCGATCGACATGACAGTCGCCGCGAACGACACCACCAGCGAAGCCATCAGCGCCCACCTGAAGACCTTCATCGTGGACGCGCTCTTCATCGACATCGATCCCGCGGCCATCGCGGACGACTCGCTCCTCGGCACCGAGATCGGCGTCGACTCGCTCGGCTTCGCCGAGCTCATGGCCCATCTGGAGGACGAGTACGCGATCACCGTCTCGGACGGCGAGTTCCTGCCCGAGAACTTCGCCACCGTCGAGCGCATCGTGCAGCTCGTCCGCAGCAAGCTCTCCGGCTCCGCGCCGAAGGCCGGCTGACACCACTTCAGCAGGGGGAGCAACGCATGATCGTCAATCTGGAGCACTCGGTCCTCGACGCCGAGGTGGACGAGTTCGACGTGGTCCACTTCTCCAACTACGTCCGCTGGTACGGCGCGGCGCTCAAGGAGTTCCTCGCCCGCTACAGCGAGCCCGCCGGATTCTTCGGGGACGGTGTGGAGGTCCGGGTCGCAAGGGTTCGCGCCTCCTACAGCAACTCCGCCCGACGCGACGACGTCGTGTCGGTCTCCATCCGCCGGGTGGAGAACCTCGGCCGCTCCCTGCGGCTGTACTTCAGGGCCGAGGCCAGCGGCGAATTGCTGGCCCGGGCCGAGCTGAACCTGGTGTTCGTCCGCACCGACCCGTACGGCCTGGTGCGGGTACCGGCGGCGCTGGCCGCCCGGCTCGCCTCCGACCAGGCCGAGAAGACCGCCGCCGAACAGCCGACGGTCGGGAGCGCGGCATGAACGCCGCGACCGGGCCCCGGGTCGCCGTTGCGGCCGCGGGCGCGGTGACCTGCCTGGGCGGATCCGTCGAGGCGACCTGGGAGGGACTGCTCGCAGGCCGCAGCGGCCTCGGACCGGTAGGCCTCTTCCCGGTCGAGGGGATCCGCAGCGCCATCGGCGGCGTCGTCGACGGGCTCCCCGGCCTGCGCGGCGGGGAGCGGCTCGCCCGGCTCGCGGTGCAGGCGCTCCGGCCCGCCCTGGCACGGGCCGAACAGCAGGGCCTGACCCGTGACCAGCTGCGCGACGCCTGGATCGTGCTGGGCGTGAGCCTCGGGGACATCTTCGAACAGGGCGGCCCCGACGTGGAGCTCGACCACTTCTGGGAGGACGTCGCCCTGGAGCTGGGCCTGACCGGTCCGGTCGTCCCGTTGAGCTCGGCCTGTTCCTCGGGGACGGACGCCGTGGCCTACGGGGCGGAACTGATCGTGACCGGAATCGCCGACGTGGTGCTGGCCGTGGGCCTGGACTCACTGGAGCCCAACAAGTTCTCCGGCCACGCGGGACTGAAGACCATGTCCCCGGACCGCTGCCGCCCCTATGACGCGGAGTCCGACGGCACCACGCTCGCCGAGGCCGCCTGCTGCCTGG includes:
- a CDS encoding adenylate kinase; the encoded protein is MRLVLLGPPGAGKGTQSLLLAASLDVPHISTGELFRGHVERGTALGEQVRAVMATGGLVPTALTVAVAEERLSHGDAADGFLLDGFPRSTEQAEALDRILASRAQELSAAVLLDLPDDEVVRRIAGRRVCGRDPSHTFHEDTAPPLRAGECDHCGGALHRRADDEPATVLRRQELYRSETAPLVDHYLRAGLLLRVDALGPVPEVGNRVHRALAASRR
- a CDS encoding MFS transporter, which codes for MTHLSTPLPTDDGRLLAALHRKAAKRLLPLLGLLYLISYLDRSNIAFAGPNGMNHDLGLTSTAFGLASGIFFLGYSLLGVPSNLALHRFGAGSWLARILVVWGVVATLTAFVQNATELEVARFLLGTAEAGCLPGIVLYLTLWFPDDVRTRLTAWFFLALPLSTALGAPLSGMLIQWSDSLFGVAGWRAMFLLEGAPALLLAVAVWRLLPNGPRDARWLTGEEQTLLTARLDQDAAASSRSAVPADRSASREWLAPRVWGLALAYFGIIYGQYALGFFLPTIIKGFETQSGGHFSIIQRGLINAVPYVLAAAVMVGWAKRAQRAPSRAPYVAVPALVAGAVIPCALYLGGPLPTMAAISVCAVAVLSAIPVFWALPTEMLSRRAAAGGIALVNTVGSLSGFAAPYVTGWLKDYSGSTKPGLWLAGAMMILSAGLVAMLSRSRPGRVQDPAVAVTAPVAPVRIAAPETPQQASTR
- the leuC gene encoding 3-isopropylmalate dehydratase large subunit, whose amino-acid sequence is MTGQTLAEKVWDTHLVSRQPGEPDILYIDMHLLHEVTSPQAFDGLGLRGRQVRRPGLTLATEDHNTPTLNILKPIEDPFSRAQVEAIRENCKKFGVRIHELGDPGQGIVHVIGPETGLTQPGMTVVCGDSHTSTHGAFGALAFGIGTSEVEHVLATQTLRLRPFRTMAVNLVGAPRPGVTAKDIILAVIGRIGTGGGQGHVIEYRGEVLAGMTMEARMTICNMSIEAGARAGMIAPDETTFAYLHGRPYAPSGALWDQAVAHWRTLRTDEDAVFDKVVDIDLTELTPYVSWGTNPSQVLPLSATVPAPEDVADPDQRAACERALEYMGLKPGQELTGIPVDAVFLGSCTNGRLEDLRAAAAVLRGRSVAPGLRMLVVPGSDRVREAAESEGLHHVFRDAGAEWRNAGCSMCMAMNPDFLQPGQRAASTSNRNFEGRQGAGSRTHLVSPAVAAATAVAGALSSPADLPAPPAARSVTDEV
- the leuD gene encoding 3-isopropylmalate dehydratase small subunit, with the protein product MQAFRLHTGRVLPMRRSNVDTDQLIPVRFLKRLTRTGYADGLFAAWREDPDFELNRPEYAGASVLVAGPEFGTGSSREHAVWALLDSGFRAVISSRFADIFRGNSLKNGLLTIQLDQGTVEALWRRAEEFPAEAVTIDLEALEVRAGDLRVGFELDPYHRMRLLEGLDEVDATLRHEAAVSAYEAGRPAWMPTVAAV
- a CDS encoding heme-binding protein, yielding MADIRQRAAITNSLAQKILAAALKAAEELGIPSAVAVADESGHLNAFARMDGAPLLAIDIAQDKAYTAAGFGLATDAWHEFIKDDAPLAAGAPTGIRRLIVFGGGLPITVDGQLVGGIGVCGGHWSDDIKIAQAGLAVLD
- a CDS encoding acyl carrier protein produces the protein MTVAANDTTSEAISAHLKTFIVDALFIDIDPAAIADDSLLGTEIGVDSLGFAELMAHLEDEYAITVSDGEFLPENFATVERIVQLVRSKLSGSAPKAG
- a CDS encoding thioesterase family protein, producing the protein MIVNLEHSVLDAEVDEFDVVHFSNYVRWYGAALKEFLARYSEPAGFFGDGVEVRVARVRASYSNSARRDDVVSVSIRRVENLGRSLRLYFRAEASGELLARAELNLVFVRTDPYGLVRVPAALAARLASDQAEKTAAEQPTVGSAA
- a CDS encoding beta-ketoacyl synthase N-terminal-like domain-containing protein; amino-acid sequence: MNAATGPRVAVAAAGAVTCLGGSVEATWEGLLAGRSGLGPVGLFPVEGIRSAIGGVVDGLPGLRGGERLARLAVQALRPALARAEQQGLTRDQLRDAWIVLGVSLGDIFEQGGPDVELDHFWEDVALELGLTGPVVPLSSACSSGTDAVAYGAELIVTGIADVVLAVGLDSLEPNKFSGHAGLKTMSPDRCRPYDAESDGTTLAEAACCLVLAGEGLVAGAGRPLGWVRGWAASTDVDSLTSPDMSGRNASRMIGEALAMAGGSVGQVGYLNGHGSGTPVNDEMEAAVYRAAFPAGDVPVSATKGALGHTLGATGTVEALATLLALRDRTVPPTAGLRGTHPRWDGIPVVIDRQLALDERPLGVSVTYGFGGANSCLVLSGGAR